In Dasania marina DSM 21967, the genomic window ATCCACTCTCCGGCTTTACGCCCTAACTCCAACATACGCACTTCATACTGCTCACCCACTTTGGCATACACCACGGTGAAATCTCGAAAGGATTGCAAGCCGATACGCTTAACGGCCAAAGGAACCAAGTAGCGATCCACTTCGATCTCGCCTGTGACATACTGGCCAGGAATATAAAGACCTGACGCGTTATCTATTGCTACACGTACTATTGTGGATTGATTACGCTGAAGTTGGCTATCCAGAAAGATCACTGTGCTTATTAGGCTGTCCTTCACTTCACCCACATTAATAGTGGCTGGGGCGCCAAGACTCACCCGCGCACGGTCTGTCGGAAATACCGCTAATTCTGCGGTTAATTTCTGCAAATTGGTGATGGACAATAGAACACGGCCATCTGTTTGCTCACCGTCATTAGCAAATTTAGCTGAGATAACGCCATCACTAGGTGAAGTAATCGCATAGGACGTTAAACTCTCGTTACTTTCAATCCTGGCTAGTACATCACCTGACTTTACCGTTTGCCCTAAGTTCACTGGCATTGATTTAATTTGTCCATCAAAGCGTGCGGTAATATGACGCTGACCATCCTGCGCTGGCACTATGCGACCAAATACCTCAATGGTTTCAGAAAGAGTGGCCTCTCCAGCAATTTCTGTTTGTATATTCATCGCCTCAGCAACTTTTGGCTCAATATTTGTGCGTCCTTCAAAGTTGTCGTATTGCCATTGATAGCTTTTATTTTGATAGTTCGCATTAATTGTCACCGCGAACGAATGAGGTTCATAAATTTCCATGTCGCCTCTTAAAAAGTCACTCTGTGGTTTAAAGTTTATGGTATCAACCACGCCACCTAAACGGGTCAGCTTTACCGTCAAGGAAACCGCCTCGGGGGCGACAGGCTTATCTTGGTTAGTCACCCAAACACGAAATTCTGGTGGCACACCTGTTTCAAAAATCGATAGCTCGATCACAAATCCATCTTGTTTTAACAGACGCCCTCGATTAGGACCTTTCTCAGGCTCAGTTTCCACTATAGAGTCATCAACGGCAGCTACCGATACAGAGGTAGTAACAAATGTCAGCACGACCCCAAAAAACATGAACCCGAACGCCACAGGATGTAATAGTAATTTTTTCATTTCTTTCCTCGATCCATTAAATATTTTAATGATTTACGCGTAATTAATCTGGTTAGAGTGCGGTGCTATAACGCAGAAGCGCCAATCCCGTTAAACGTTCTAACTCGACGGTGTTGTTAAGTGCCATCAAACGCGCATCGATAAGTGCAAGTTGTGCGTCGAGAAGCTCTTGTTGAACCATTGACCACTCTTGATAGCTGTATTTACCTAATTGATAGGCTTTATGCGTTTCTTCTAAAGCACGCGCCAAGCGCGGGATAATTTTATTTTCAAGTGAATCGTTAATGTGATGGCCGTGCTTTAACTCCTCATAGAGCACAAAAACTTGTGTGAGTAGCTGAATTTCAGTTGCGTTAGCATCGGCCAGATAACGGCCCTTATCAGCAGTTAAAGCAGAAATTCTCCCTTGGTTACGGTTCGATTTACCCAGCGGCAATGACACGCCAAACGTCAAACCATAATCTTCTGTTCTTTCATAACGGCTAATCCCTGCATTAAAGCGTAATCTATTTTTTGATTCTTCTTTTGCAAGGGTTATTTCACTCTCTATGAGCCGCTCTTGAGTTAAGAAATAACGTATTCTAGGGTTAGTTTTAATGGCTTCGTTGAGGTCAGAAAATTCGATTGGCAACCTGGATATATTTAAAGACCCCGATACAGAAGTAAAATCTATATATGCACCTCCCCACATAGACGCTAGTATTTTTTTAGCGGATTTCAATTCATGGGTAATATCTTCAATATTCAGGTTTCGGCGCTCAACACTAACCTCTGCTCGAAGTTGATCTGCCACTAAAGCACTACCAGCACTAACACGCTTAGAAATACCCATAAGAGCCTTTTCCATATTCTGCTGTGCTTTTATCGCAATAGCTAAACGATCTTGAAGTGCTATAACAGTTAAAAATTGGTGCGCTGTTTTCGCTGCAATATCATAACGCTTTATGTCACGCTCAATATCAACAAGCGTTTTTTTCGCTTGGAATTTACCGACTCTTCGATTTGATAACTCACCATCTAAAATCCAACTAATGCTTAATGTAGCCTTGGAATTATCAAGCTTTGAGTATTCGTCTGATCCAAAAGCATCTTCTACCACCAAGGATAATTCCGGTTTTTGACCAACCGCTGCATAGCTAACATCACCCTCAGCACTTTTTATACGATAGGCAAAGCTGGCCAACTCTGGATGTTTATTTAAGCTTCTGGCAATCGCCTCCTGCATTGAAAGCTCTATTTCTAGCTGACCCGCAGCGTATACAGGAAATGATGCAACTAGACAAAAAGACAATGATCGTAACGCATGCAAAGCTGATTGACGCACAAAAAACCGACTACCAATCGGTTTTTTGTGCGTGCGCTTATGGCCCAAAAAAAGCATTATATTTCCTTAATGGCTAAATAGATGTTCGAAAGAGTGATGAATGAAATCAACAGAGAATGTGCTAATAGATGCAATAGTTAAAGCCGAAATTAACACAAATAAATAAGGAAATGAATTACCCTTATTATCATTTAATAAATATCTAATTCTTAATTCAAAAGGGTGTCTAGTAAAAGCACAGCCAGCTGTTGGCTCTTGTTGTCGGGCGTTGATAAACGATTGCAAACGAGTAACTTTTATTATTGTTTTCGAAATCAGTGTTACATCGCTTATGAGTGCTAATACAGCATTGTCGGCGGTTTGCTCAAGCGCTAACGAATAAGATTCATTTAACCTATATCCCAACTGATTAGGGTAAAACGTTGAGAAAATAGAAAAAGTGTATTTTTTAAGCGGGTGTGAATACTTTGCATGTGCAAGCTCATGCTGCTGCACAACACAACTCTCCTCATTGCTTAGCTGGTCATGAAGTCCTTGGGTAATATAAGCTTGTGGCTTTAATAGTCCCGACGTAAACGCACTAACATTCTTTGAATCTATAATCATGCATCCATTGGGCATTGCCTCTGGCTTAGAAAATTCATTGAGCAGATTAAAATTCGATATTACTTTTAACGCTTTTACAGATTTCATTAACAGTAACAATAAAACCAATGTACTAAACAAGAGCAAAGAGACGCCATGCCAGCTAAGTACCGAAAACGTATATATGTGATGCCAGTGCAAAGGTGATGTTAACCATGCGCTTTGCCATTTAAATAGCTCTGGAAATACGAGAACCACCACAGAAAGAAAACTCACTACCCATGGCAAAGTAACTATGCACCAAAGTAAACGTGATCGACTTTTGGCGTTAAACTGTGACAATAAACGATTTAACTGAACAATGAGTAGTGATACCACAAGTAAGGTAAAACTAAAGCTCAAAATAGCAATAGTGAGAACATTAAGTACTAGCCCAAAATCACCGAATATCATTCTTTCGAATCCAGACTGACTTTTAAACGCCGCTCGTCTATCAGTCGTTCCAGCTCATCTAATTGCCTTTCATTCATACCACTCGATAACGAAGTAAATGCAGCTAGCAACGTGTTCTCACCACTTGAGCCAAAATCACTGGAAATCTCATTAACTAGCTGGCCTATGAATGCGTCTCGATCACTAACGGCCTGATACTGAAAAGCGTGCCCATGCTTTTCACGTAGCAGCACCCCTTTTTTAAACAGGCGATCCAAGGTGCTTTGAATGGTGTTTAGTGAACCACCACGGCGCTTCTCAAAGTAGGAAAAGACCTGCTTTGCATCAGCTGACCCCGTTTCCCATAGGTATTGAAGGACTAATTTTTCGAGCTCACCGAGGTGCATATCTTAGATAACCATAGCCGTAAATAAGGTAGAGGAAGATAGCATACACAAAAACCGACTGGCAATCGGTTTTTGTGTATGCTTTTAATTCTTGTGAGATTACAGCAGAGCGAATCACCCCTTACACAGCTATAAGAATCTGAAAGAATGACAAAAAGACCTATAAGCTTAGGGGTTACCCATAGCTTTAGATAGATGGAGCTTAAACAGATAAGACATCAAGAAGGAGATATACCAGCAAATCGTCAGCGTCCATATATCATGGGATAAAAAATGAGCACCCCGTAATTGCTGCGCCACGCCAAAGATTAGCCCTAAAAGCATCACCGCTACTAAGCTAACGTTACGCCAACGGGGCAAGTAACAACGACAAAAGAAATACAGCGCCAGCCACGCATAAGCACCACTGGCATGGCCAGAGGGAAAGCAGCGGCCACCCTGCGCGGATAACATAGCCTCAAGCCAAGATTGATAGGGTAACTCACCACCAAACTGGCTATAGTTCCAGGGGCAAGACACGGCCGTCAGCTGCTTTAAGACACTCACTATAATTAACGAAAGGGATACCGAGGCTAGTAAATAAAACAAACCTCTTTGGTATTTTTTTAAACGCATTACTACAAAGCTGCTACACAATAATCCTATTAACACTAAATACAGCGTTAAGACTAAAGCCCTGCCCCCTTGATGGATAACGTCTTGCAACAGCCAACTACCTTGATAACGCCACTCATAACCTTGATACGCATATAACTTAGCAGCCAACAGCCTATCGACATCCAACCCTAATAAAACAGCATTGACTGCTATGAAGGTTACCGCAGGTAATAGCCAAACGGCTAAAGGATGTCTTAACGTGCGCGTCAGCAGTGTCATGGTTAGCATTAGTTTACTTGAAACAAGCTTGGGCCATTAGACACAGATGCAGAGTCCACCTCAAACAGATCCAACAAAGCATGACACACTGCATCATGAGAGTTACTTACATCTTTCAATTCCAATGCACTGCTAATATCCACATCTGAGGACTCGCCCACCCAGGCAATCACCGGCACATCTATCTGTTCGGCGGGGGCTATTAGGTAAGGCATGCCGTGTAGATACAAACCATTTTCACCCAGCGACTCGCCATGATCGCTTACGTAAAGCAAAGCGGTTTCATAGTTAGGGGTATTGGCTTTTAACAAAGCTATAGCCTTAGCCAAAAAATAATCGGTGTAAAGAATGGCATTGTCGTAGGCGTTATTAATTTCCTCATCACTACACTGGCCTAACTCTGCTGAATGACAGGCCGGGGTAAAACGCTCAAACTCTGCCGGGTAACGTTTGTAGTAGGCGGGGCCATGGTTACCCATTTGATGTAACACAATTAAAATATCACCGCTTTGCGCATCGATATACTCTTGCAAGCCCTGCAACATACCCACATCTCTACATTCAACATCACACACGGGATTGCGTGCTTTGTCGCTAAAATCTTCAAAGGGTATACGGTCGGCCACACCTTTAGAGCCTGAGTTATTATCCCGCCATAGAATATTGACCCCTACACGCGCTAGTACATCTAATACGTTTTCCATGCCGCTGGCTGCACTTCTAGAATAATTATCGTGATCTAACATAGAAAACATACAGGGTACAGACACCGCCGTTGAGGTGCCACAGGCTGAAATATGACTATAACTAACTAAGCGGCTCTCTTTGCTTAGCTCTGGGTTGGTATTACGGGCGTATCCATTTAAAGAAAAACGATCACGCCTAGCGGTCTCCCCCACCACCATAATAATTAACTCATGGCCGGAATCGGTATCGGCAATATCCGCGTTGGGCGAAGTTGTTTTAATCTCTGTTACGGTGACGGTTTTACTATAAGAAGTGATAAACTTCCCCAAGGAATAAATCGCATAACTAGGGTTGCTGTAATAGCGCAGGTTTTTATGCTCATGGGAAAACACCGCATAAACATCACTAAAACTCACTATGCACAGCACCATCGCAAATATTGAGACTAAGGCCGTTTGCAAACCATATCGCAATTCCCTCCACCATAAAGACGGCGTAAACTTTAACAGCCATAAGCCTATAACAGGAAAAATACCCAACACTAATACATATAGAATCAAGCCATAGCTAAATAGATCGGCAGCCTCCGACACATCTGTTTCAACAATATTCTGCAACATGACATCGTCAAAAGTAATGCCAAATCTATCCATATAAAACCCTGCAACCGCAGCGGTTAGCAAAAAGAAACTACACACCCAGCGCACCGGCACCAACAGGCTAAGCACAGCAATAAATAACACCAAAATACAGAACAGCAGCAAGCCTACCGATAGGATAAATCCCATATTTTCAGCTAAGGGGTAAATAACCAGCAACTTTTCAAAAAATACATGATTGGACGTTAACAGCAAAAACGCTGCCGTTATTAACGTTAATACGGTGGGTGTTACCTTGTTATAGAAGGGTATAGCGTTGAGAGATAACTTCATAGTAAGCCTAATATCATTATTGATAAGTACTGACTTACAGGTCGTTCAAAAACAAAAAACAGGTTATTTTGACACACTGGACAACCCCATTATTTGCAACCTTATAAACCAACTTGCAATATAACAAGACAAACTTAACAAAAGCTTAAGATGGCGTAGTGTAGAAAATAAATATTGAAAAACGATATCAATCAGGCAGGCGGTAATTACCCTGCTGGTAAGAATAGGGACCAAACAGCGCATGAGCCAAAGCCTTGTCGATTAAGGTTTTATTTTGCACGGCTGACTTAGTGTATTTTCCCTTTTTATATGAATATTGTACGGCGGGTTTATTACGCTCAAAAACTACAACTTGATCACCCTCGCGGTAGGCCTGGGTTTTGTTGTATTGCATCATCGCCCTACCAGAATCACCAGCATATTTAGGGTCTGTTATATCGCGGCCTATAGCCGGAAATTCAGCATCTATACCTGCCATAGACAGTAGCGTGGGGAACAAATCGATTTGGCTGCTCACTTTGCTATACACCGATGGCTGTACCCCTCCACCCATAATCAAACCCGGTATATGAAAATATTCTATGGGGACTAAATTGGCGCCACGCACGCGGGAGTTATGGTCGGCCACCACTAAAAACAAAGTGTTATCCCAATAGCGGGATTGCTTAGCCTGTTTAAAAAATTGCCCTAGGCTGTAATCGGCGTATTTAACCGCGTTATTCTCTGTTGCTTTTTCCTTATCATATAAAGCTATACGATTATCGGGAAAGTCGAAGGGGGTGTGATTAGAAGAGCTAAACACTAAACTGAAAAAAGGTTTGTCACCGTAACTTTGAAAAAGCTTATCGGCCTTACTAAATAAGTCCTCGTCCGACACCCCCCAAGAGCCGACAAACTGTGGATCACTATAATCCTTTTGTTCGATAATTTTACTAAAACCATTATTCATAAAGAAGCGTTTCATATTATCGAAGTGGGCTTCACCGCCATAAATAAAGCTGGTGTCGTAACCTTTACGGCGCAGCACTTCGGCAAAACTAAAAAAGCCGCGCTGAGATTGGCTTAATTTCACTACCGAGCGTGCAGAGGTAGGAGTAAAGCCGGTGATCACCGCCTCTATACCGCGCACCGAGCGCGTGCCGGTAGCATAGAGATTTTCAAACCATAGCCCTTGCTCAGCCAACGCATCCAACTGTGGCGTAAGATGCTTGCCTCCTAAGCTACCGACAAATTCTGCCCCCAAGCTCTCCTCTAAAATAATCACGATATTTTTCGGCTTAGCCTGCGTATTCAAAGCGGCCTGGTTATGTAAGGTTGGAATATCGCCGACGATAAAATCACTGGCGGGCACCCGCATCTCGGCCTTTACTATTGCCAACATCTTATCTACCGCCATATCGCCATAGGCTAGCGAGCCTTTTTCGTCTCTGGCCGATTCGTAGATGGCATATAACAGTGAATAGCTGGAGTTTAAGGCGATATCGTTAACCATTAAGTCGGTAGAAAAAGCCACCACACTAGGGTTAGCTGGCCTATGGCCGACACTGGAGCGCACAGCTAAAACCAACAGGCAAAACAACACTAACGATAGCGCTAAGGCTTTAGGCCAAGTTAAAGAGACGATGGGGGCGGCGGGTAATACTCGCCATAAGGTTATAGCAGCCAAGGGCATGGCAATCGCGGTAATGATAAAACAGGTTTTAAAACCGCCCCATAGCATAGCCAGTACTTCTTTGGGGTATTTCAAATACTCCACAAATAAAATGTTGGGGCGGGCATCAAATTGCAGTAAAAAATTAGGGGTGGCCAGCTCCATAAATAACAACCACAGCAACGCCGCACACAAATAGAATTTTAACAGCCCCGGCCAGAAGCTATATAAGGCTTTGCACTGATTGATTAGCGGGCTAAGGCTAAGTGGGATAATAAGCAGGGCAGACAGTATTAGCACATCGAAGCGCAGGCCCTGTAATAATAGAAACCCCAAGCCCTGCGAGGCTGCCACCCTGTCCCACTGCCAAGCGATATAGCCCAGCCTAAAGGCTGACAACATGAAAAGGCCCAAGCCTATGGCATAAGCATAGGGCTTTAACAGGGCTAAGAGGGAACGATTGTGGGTGGTGCTAGCAGTTGGGTATGTTGTCATGCTAAATACTGTACTCTCAAAACCTTAAGACAGTCTTAAGATAGTATTAGGACGAACGAAGCAGCCCTAAGCCTAGTCTCGAGTTACAGTATTTTCTTGTTTTATCAGTATTAAATAAATCAGTTAGCCAAAGCCCGACTTTTTTGGGGCCCTTGTGACGCTAAAGCTGAGGCTTAATCGTCCTCCTCCGCCTCTTGTAAGCGCTGCTGTTTTTCCTCTTCCTCTTGCATCACCGCTTTAATCTCTTCTAATACGGCATCGACATCGGCACTGGCCCCGTCGTCTGCAAACAGGCCGGTAAGTGGAGTTTCGGGGGTCAATTCTCCCTCTTCGTATAAGGCCCACATTTCTTCGGCATAGCGCGTAGTCGATAGCTGGGGAGCAAACTCGGCGTAATAGCGGGTCATATTATTAATGTCGCGGGCTAACATGCTCTGCGCATTATTATTGGCGGCGGCGTTAACCGCTTGCGGTAAGTCGATAATCACCGGGCCGTAGTCGTCCACCAGCACATTAAACTCAGAGAGGTCACCGTGTACCAAGCCTGCGCACAGCATCAGCTTAACGTAGTGCATCATGGTGGCGTGGTCTTCTAGCGCCTGCTCTTCTGACATCATCACATCATCTAGGCGCGGCGCCACTTCGCCAGCCTCATCGGTCACTAGCTCCATCAGCAGCACGCCATCGACGCAGCCAAAGGTTTCTGGCACCCGTACTCCGGCGCTGGCTAAGCGCGACAGCGCATCCACTTCGGCGTTTTGCCACACTTCTTCTTGCTGCTGGCGGCCGTAGTTAGAGCGTTTTTCCATAGCCCTAGCGCGGCGGCCACTGCGCACCTTGCGGCCCTCTTGGTATTGGGCGGCTTTTTTAAAGCTGCGTTTAAGCGCATCTTTATACACCTTGGCACAGCGTATCTTGCCGCCACAGCGTACGATAAAAATATCGGCTTCTTTCCCGCTCATTAGGCGGCTAACAACTTCATCAATTAAGCCGTCATCCACTAGGGGTTGCAGGCGTTTAGGTACTTTCATATTGTCCTTACTACGTCAAATACAAGGAGCGGCTGTGCCAGCTCATAGCGGTTATTGTTTGGCCATTAAGGCGCCCAGGGGATCATCGGATTCATTGAGCTCCTGTATCGCTAATGACTGTATGCATAGTGAAAACAACTCCGATTGGGATTTAATATCCAGTTTTTGGTAAATATGCTTTCTATGGATTTTTACCGTACTCAAAGAAATATTTAATTTTTGCGCTAGGGACTTAGACGAGTGGCCATTTAAAATACACTGGATCACATCCTGCTCTCTATCGGTGAGTATCGATTTACCAAAGGAATCAAAAATACTCTGATAGGGCTTAGCGCTGGTGGCGAGTTTTTGTACTCCTAGGCCGTAATCATAATTATCCCAATGGGTTTTAATCAGATAAGTCACCATAGGCATTAAAGCTACAAGCTTAGCTTCTTCGGCCGGGGAAAACTTACCCTCCAGCTTATCCATATAAAAATCGACGTAACAATTATCGATTTTGACGATAAAATCATACTCGTCGGTAATACCCACCGGCTTAATAAAGGTATTGTAATACTCTGTTTCACGGTAATGATCGGGCAGTATATCCCTAAAACAATACAGCCCGGTATCTACACCGCTGGCTAGCATATTGTAATGAGGGTCTAGCAGGTATAGGCCTTTTAAATACAGCGCTATATGCTTATCAAAATTAACCGAGAAGTCGCCTTTGTAGATACTGTGAACTTCTCTACCGTTGTAAAACATCACGCCAGAGCAATCAAAGCCTACAATTTCTTTTAAAGTGTCAGACAGGTCAGCAAAGAATGAGCCTTCGCTCACTTTTTCATGCAGCTCAACCAGTGAACTATACCACGCAGCACTTTCCATGCTAATCATCGTATCACGGCCTATCTATAGTTAATGGGGGGGCACACTATAGCAAAAATGCCGGTAACTTTAACAGCATAGAGAAATAGGCAGTGGCTGGCACTGAGCGCACCAGGCTGCATTAAGACAGGCTAAGAGAGTAGGTGCTTAGCCACAGGTTTAGCTTTAAGCCGCTTGCCCGCCACTAAAGACCAGGCCAAATAACCGCCAAAGGAAACGGCAAAGGTAGGTAAGGTGGCTCCTACGGGGCTGGAGATAACGTAGGTGAACAATATAGAGGCTAGCACCCCTAGTACCCACACAACGAGTGCGGCCATGTTAACGCCTCCCTGATACCAGTACTTACCACCACGGCCTAGCAAAATATCACGGTCGTAGTGGCCGCGCTGCACGATATAGTAATCCGCTATCATAATCGCAAATACCGGTATAAATAAGCTGCCCACTAAGGTTAAAAACGAGGTGAATTGCTCTAGCATGGCCAACCAACTGGCCCCCACTATAGAGATAGCGCCCAACACCAAGGCCACCGGGACAAATTTTAGCTTTTTGCTAGGGGTGACATTAAGCACCGACGAAATCATGCCATACACCACCATTGTATTGGTGGCCATGACCGATAAAAAAATCACCAACGCCAGCGGCGCGCCAAAAGCAGCCACTATCACGGTAGGGTCAAAACTAGTTGCCGCCTTACCTTCTAAGCCTAAATAAGCAATGGCGGTAGCACCTAAGCTCATCGTGAGTATGGTGGACAAGGTGTAGCCTATGCCTGAGCCTACCACGCCAGCCACCTGATTTTTGGCTAGGCGATTAAACTCGGCAGACAGCACCGTCCAAGAAATAGCTGTGGCAATAACCACATCCAAGACCAACCAAGCATTCCAGCCTAGGCTTGGCTCTATGGATAAATCAAAAAAGGCAGCTACCGAGTAGCTGCCAAAGGCAAGATAAAAAATGTAGACCATTACGCTTAAAATAATCAGTGCCAGCCAAGGCTCCACTTTGGCTATGCCTTCATGGCCAAAAACAGCCAAGCTCACCACCAAAACCTGGCATAACACCGAAAACAGCACCGGGTTAGAAAACCCCGTTGCCTGTTGCACGATAAAGTTGACGGTAACACCCGCCAGCATCGCTTGTACCCAGCACCAACCCATAAGAATAACGACATTAGCCCCGGTGGTTAAAAACGCCCCACGCAGGCCAAAGGCCCCTTTGGTTAACGACATGGTAGACAGGCCAGTACGTGTGCCCATATTACCAACCAACACCAACACTACCGCACCTATCAAGGTGCCCAACACAATCATGGCTAAGGCCTGCGGCCAAGATACTCCCGGCACAAACAGCGTGCCTGTTAGTAAGGTTGTCACCACCAAATTCGCAGCCAGCCAAATCATGGCTATGCGGCCCAGGGACAAGGTCCCTTTGATAGCGCCGTAGCCTTCCACCTCATGGCTGGCTGCGGCTGTTTCTGTTGCAGAATTTGCTGATGACATGCTTACTTCCTATAGGGTTGCTGCTTATGACGCCGACTTAAAAACGGAATTTATAATCAACACCGTAAGTACGTGGCGCACCGCGGAAGAAGAATAAACCATTCCAATCCGTGGTTAAATCTACCGAATAAGTCGCATACTCTTCATCCGTTAGGTTTTTAACATACACACCAAATGAATGCGCCTCATCCTCTACCGCAATGTTTAAACGCACATTGTGTATAGCATAGGCAGGCTGATCCAAGCGGCTGTCGTTAAACGGTTCAAAATACTGCTTAGATACATAGTTGGCATCGTAGTGAAACTTAACCCAGGCTGAGTTGCTTTCCCATACATCGTAATCCACCACAATGTTTGCATTCAGTTCAGGCGCTGAAGGCAGGCTATTACCTGACAAGTCCATGCCGGCATAGTTAAGCTCGGTGTATTCCGAATCTAACAAGCCTATACCACCCATTAACCTAAGACGCTCGGTTGCTTGCGTGATAATTTGCAATTCCATACCGGTAATTTCTGACTCACCGGCGTTTAATAGGAACTGTAAACCAGCATCAAAAATTAAGAACTGTTGGTTCTCATAGATGTAATGAAAAGCAGCAGCGTTTACCTGGGTACGGCCATCTTGCAAGGTAGCTTTAAAACCCACTTCCCAGGCTTTTAGCTCTTCAGGTTTTACCGAGGTAAACTCATCGGCGGCGAAAGCAAAACCATTAAAGGCACTA contains:
- a CDS encoding PA4780 family RIO1-like protein kinase — encoded protein: MKVPKRLQPLVDDGLIDEVVSRLMSGKEADIFIVRCGGKIRCAKVYKDALKRSFKKAAQYQEGRKVRSGRRARAMEKRSNYGRQQQEEVWQNAEVDALSRLASAGVRVPETFGCVDGVLLMELVTDEAGEVAPRLDDVMMSEEQALEDHATMMHYVKLMLCAGLVHGDLSEFNVLVDDYGPVIIDLPQAVNAAANNNAQSMLARDINNMTRYYAEFAPQLSTTRYAEEMWALYEEGELTPETPLTGLFADDGASADVDAVLEEIKAVMQEEEEKQQRLQEAEEDD
- a CDS encoding helix-turn-helix transcriptional regulator; translated protein: MESAAWYSSLVELHEKVSEGSFFADLSDTLKEIVGFDCSGVMFYNGREVHSIYKGDFSVNFDKHIALYLKGLYLLDPHYNMLASGVDTGLYCFRDILPDHYRETEYYNTFIKPVGITDEYDFIVKIDNCYVDFYMDKLEGKFSPAEEAKLVALMPMVTYLIKTHWDNYDYGLGVQKLATSAKPYQSIFDSFGKSILTDREQDVIQCILNGHSSKSLAQKLNISLSTVKIHRKHIYQKLDIKSQSELFSLCIQSLAIQELNESDDPLGALMAKQ
- a CDS encoding purine-cytosine permease family protein; the protein is MSSANSATETAAASHEVEGYGAIKGTLSLGRIAMIWLAANLVVTTLLTGTLFVPGVSWPQALAMIVLGTLIGAVVLVLVGNMGTRTGLSTMSLTKGAFGLRGAFLTTGANVVILMGWCWVQAMLAGVTVNFIVQQATGFSNPVLFSVLCQVLVVSLAVFGHEGIAKVEPWLALIILSVMVYIFYLAFGSYSVAAFFDLSIEPSLGWNAWLVLDVVIATAISWTVLSAEFNRLAKNQVAGVVGSGIGYTLSTILTMSLGATAIAYLGLEGKAATSFDPTVIVAAFGAPLALVIFLSVMATNTMVVYGMISSVLNVTPSKKLKFVPVALVLGAISIVGASWLAMLEQFTSFLTLVGSLFIPVFAIMIADYYIVQRGHYDRDILLGRGGKYWYQGGVNMAALVVWVLGVLASILFTYVISSPVGATLPTFAVSFGGYLAWSLVAGKRLKAKPVAKHLLS